A stretch of Macadamia integrifolia cultivar HAES 741 chromosome 7, SCU_Mint_v3, whole genome shotgun sequence DNA encodes these proteins:
- the LOC122083125 gene encoding putative U-box domain-containing protein 50 isoform X2 has protein sequence MIHSVSRSQIMDNQVEKIYIAVGSDINEGLGTLEWAIKKWSGQTISFVIVHVDNTFRDFINTPFGKLPASSIKEEKFKIVRMLEQEKIDKTLSKFKAFCHGKRNQKY, from the exons ATGATTCATTCTGTTTCCCGTAGTCAAATCATGGATAATCAAGTTGAAAAGATCTATATCGCCGTTGGGAGCGATATAAACGAAGGATTAGGAACATTGGAATGGGCAATTAAAAAATGGTCTGGACAAACAATCAGCTTCGTCATTGTTCATGTCGATAATACTTTCAGAGATTTCATTAACACCCCAT TTGGAAAGCTTCCTGCAAGTTctataaaggaagaaaagttcAAGATTGTTAGGATGTTAGAACAGGAGAAGATTGATAAAACGTTGTCCAAGTTCAAGGCTTTCTGCCACGGCAAG cGAAATCAGAAGTACTAA
- the LOC122083125 gene encoding putative U-box domain-containing protein 50 isoform X3, with protein MIHSVSRSQIMDNQVEKIYIAVGSDINEGLGTLEWAIKKWSGQTISFVIVHVDNTFRDFINTPFGKLPASSIKEEKFKIVRMLEQEKIDKTLSKFKAFCHGKKY; from the exons ATGATTCATTCTGTTTCCCGTAGTCAAATCATGGATAATCAAGTTGAAAAGATCTATATCGCCGTTGGGAGCGATATAAACGAAGGATTAGGAACATTGGAATGGGCAATTAAAAAATGGTCTGGACAAACAATCAGCTTCGTCATTGTTCATGTCGATAATACTTTCAGAGATTTCATTAACACCCCAT TTGGAAAGCTTCCTGCAAGTTctataaaggaagaaaagttcAAGATTGTTAGGATGTTAGAACAGGAGAAGATTGATAAAACGTTGTCCAAGTTCAAGGCTTTCTGCCACGGCAAG AAGTACTAA
- the LOC122083125 gene encoding putative U-box domain-containing protein 50 isoform X1, with the protein MIHSVSRSQIMDNQVEKIYIAVGSDINEGLGTLEWAIKKWSGQTISFVIVHVDNTFRDFINTPFGKLPASSIKEEKFKIVRMLEQEKIDKTLSKFKAFCHGKIWFIYFFVKCSLVVR; encoded by the exons ATGATTCATTCTGTTTCCCGTAGTCAAATCATGGATAATCAAGTTGAAAAGATCTATATCGCCGTTGGGAGCGATATAAACGAAGGATTAGGAACATTGGAATGGGCAATTAAAAAATGGTCTGGACAAACAATCAGCTTCGTCATTGTTCATGTCGATAATACTTTCAGAGATTTCATTAACACCCCAT TTGGAAAGCTTCCTGCAAGTTctataaaggaagaaaagttcAAGATTGTTAGGATGTTAGAACAGGAGAAGATTGATAAAACGTTGTCCAAGTTCAAGGCTTTCTGCCACGGCAAGATTTGGTTCATATACTTCTTCGTCAAATGTTCTTTAGTTGTTAGATGA